Proteins from a single region of Hydra vulgaris chromosome 12, alternate assembly HydraT2T_AEP:
- the LOC105845534 gene encoding alpha-1A adrenergic receptor isoform X2 — MICWRTKLFPLPNLTIFAILLSILVVAAVGLNFVVVIIIIRMKKRELCSYILLSLSISDLLIGMVLGPITIAQILDNKLLLNCTAHFIRSYILVLLVGSSLLTLAAVSYDRYLLLTKLSNYNQYMTKKKVILLIGFAWFFPGLIPLTKIFNMALYVVLRIANCTLPLITLGVFYYLITQEVRKREIHTSQNRINSCASDKDIFTVNKHFADTGRSTDLSVKYYCNDKLTKHKRVAKSVTLLIACYLAFIFPLNIWMILELINVEYSPKAHEVFYMCVVFFMHANSCINPIIYYAKQSEIKKGFKQIFKLSIPVYNNKKKVGTNSNV; from the coding sequence ATGATTTGTTGGCGGACAAAATTATTTCCTCTGccaaatttaacaatttttgccATTCTTCTTTCCATTCTAGTCGTCGCAGCAGTTGGTCTTAACTTTGTTGTTGTAATCATTATAATAAGGATGAAGAAACGAGAATTatgtagttatattttattgtcaCTTTCAATCTCAGACCTGCTTATAGGAATGGTTCTTGGTCCAATAACGATCGCGCAAATATTAGATAACAAATTGTTATTAAACTGTACAGCACATTTTATTCGAAGTTATATTTTAGTCTTGCTTGTTGGCTCCTCTTTGTTAACACTAGCAGCAGTGTCATACGATAGATACTTACTGTTGACTAAGCTGTCTAACTACAATCAGtatatgactaaaaaaaaagtgattttactGATAGGGTTTGCATGGTTTTTTCCTGGATTAatacctttaacaaaaatattcaatatgGCACTGTATGTTGTTTTACGAATTGCTAATTGTACACTTCCTTTAATCACCCTTGGTGTCTTTTATTATCTAATAACACAAGAAGTACGTAAAAGAGAAATTCATACAAGTCAAAACAGAATAAACAGTTGTGCATCAGATAAAGATATATTCACTGTTAATAAGCATTTTGCTGATACTGGCCGGTCGACAGATTTGTCTGTAAAATATTACTGTAACGATAAACTAACAAAGCACAAAAGGGTAGCAAAGTCGGTCACTTTATTAATCGCATGCTATTTAGCATTCATTTTTCCTTTAAACATTTGGATGATTTTAGAACTCATAAATGTAGAATATAGCCCAAAAGCTCATGAAGTATTCTACATGTGTGTCGTCTTCTTTATGCATGCTAACTCATGTATAAATCCAATTATTTATTATGCAAAGCAATCGgaaattaaaaaaggatttaaacaaattttcaagtTGAGTATACCagtatacaataataaaaaaaaagttggaacCAACAGCAATgtctaa